The following DNA comes from Nicotiana sylvestris chromosome 10, ASM39365v2, whole genome shotgun sequence.
ttaatttgtatttttttttctagttttagattttttttaaatcaaaactATTGTAGTCACGCATATAATTTTCGTGACTTGCACACACCTTGTCCACATCATCATTGTTACTATTACATGTGCATGGTCAACGGTCAAATAGGTTTATTAGTTATCGGATATGTGAGtttgagtgttcaaatgggaacaATATAAATTTGTGTATCGACTTTAAAATTCGGTACAAATTTAAGTGGCGAGAAAGCCAAtacgctttttttttttttaccaattCTTCTCTGGTACACCGCAGACAAGTTGAACCAGCTGAAAACTTGGATTTGCAAAAGTAGTTTTAACGTAGTAAATACTTTCTTCTAACAAGAGAAACAAATAAACTCAAACATTGTAACATAGGCCAACGCCATGGATTTCAGTATTTCACATTTCCCATAACCCTAAATAGTTTAAACCAAATACATGGATCGcattttatttgtttgtttatttgtacacaaaaatataaagttcaatagaGTAGCTAAATTGACAAAGTCGACTCCCTTGTCTAATTTAAATCATTTTCATTTTAGTATTAATAGCACCTTCTTATAAAAACTAGATGACATATTTAACACCAcatataaaattattatttttgaatatGGTAGTTATATGCCAATTTTTATGATAAAAGTTATATATGGTAATTACATGCCAATTTTCATGAAAAAATAACGtattaaataaaacctaaaaAAATGATAAGTAACATTTATCATGACATAGAGAAGTAGTTTTTTTTTGGCCTTCTCTCTAGCCATTAGAGAGAGAAACAACACCAAGAACCCAAATCAATCACCACCAAAAGACTAACGAGACAATAACGATGGACACGGCACAATTATCATCACTGACAACTGAAGAAGCTAATCTGCTCTATCGGAGTACACAAAAGCCAAAAACGGAAGGAAACAAACTAGACCCCAAGGTAAGCTTCACAGATAGAGTAATTGAAAATCAACTCTTTGAATCTTTAGAGTTTGACTTTGACATGTTTGCCAATCTGTCACTTGAAGATGATAATGATAACCCAACAAATCACCCGACTTTTATACCCATCTCTTCTGCTGAAAAACAAAGACTTTACAAATCCTTGGACCCAAGCACTAATTATCAAGCTCATAGCTAAAAGAATTGGTTATACTCTTCTACgcataaaaatacaaaaacttTGGAACACAACAGAGCCCCTAAATCTCAAAAACCTTGGCAATGATTTTTACCTTATAAGATTTTCGTCAAAAAATCTGTACACCACAGCCCTGAATAATGGACCATGGTTCATTGGATCCCAATTTCTCTCAATTAGGAAATGGACACTGAAATTTAATCCCAACAATGTCCAAAATACCTTTTCCACCATATGGGTGCGCCTACCAGAATTACCTACAAAGTACTATGATTTAAATGTACTACAAAAAATTAGAGGCACAATCGGTACGGTTCTCAAAATTGATAGTTGTACGGTGCACACAACACGGGGAAGGTATGCCAGACTATGTATTTTAACACCACTGGGCAAGCCTATACCTATAAATGTTATGATTGGCAAGCATCTACAGGAAATACACTATGAGAACACAAACCCACTTTGCACAATCTACGAATGGTTAGGCCACAATTACTATCAATGTTTACAAAGTAAGTCTACCCAACAGACGGAGTAGAAAGCATCTGAAGAGCACTCAACCCAAGGTCACTGGAAAACAGTCACATACACAAACAAGAGGTACGCTACTAACAAAGCCTCAAAGTTTTATATAGATGGAAAACAAAGAGAAAGGGGGAAAACACCTGCTGAAAATTTCgaagaaaatggaaaagaaaaaggaaagaaaaaaaggaaattaGAATAGaggaaaaaaaattaatattggGCATATTTCTATATGTTTTGATGTTACTTTACCCATGTTTTAACCACTTTTTGGTGCTATTTGGTGTTTAAAATGCCCAATATGTGTTAATTATTAGTTTTATGACTAATTAAGTTATGTGTGATGATTTAAGATGTTTGGAGcgcaaaaatatgaagaaaagatGCTCCAACTAGAGGAGAAGAGGGTGGATGCGTCGCATCCAACCTTGGAAAGAAGGCTAGTTGGTACACGCTTAACAGTGAAGTCGGGCCATAGCATCCGCCTTAGCTTCCGCAATTGGGCACAACAGAGATGGAGGAACAAAAGTTGAAGAACCAACATCAATTCCTGAAGCTGAGTCGGATTAGGAAAAAGAAAACTTTGGCCCACGACTTTTATACGCATTATATAGGTTAAAAATGCCCCCTTTAGGTCATCTAATAAAAATTTTGAAGGGGATTCGACCTAGGGAGAGCAAGGAGCCGCAGTGGAGGCCAGATTTCATCTTCTTCcaccaaacttagtaatttttatgtttctttatatgatttatTGTTTGGCTACCATGTCTATATGGAGCTAAACTTTACGTTCTAGaattgtggttctttcatgactactGTTATTCGGATATTGATTTTGCCTTCTTGATTTaacatattggtttatttattcaatcttgcgcttaattatttaattgtttgatcaccaattgaatactatctacgaatctagaattAAACTCGAAaatgggaattctagattgcatataggattgagtagagcaagttcttgaatcGGGGCATCGGGGAAcgattcgcggttaggatagacatataactaattgtcttgcttggtttatgtacaggaattataaatgcattcttgttagtTCTAATTCCATAGATATATAggtgttaggttagcttgaataggcgagtaggaactcgacagattcttatgagcaatattaaccctgtcaatcaataaactagataaattagtcaatcaattcaattgaagaatacaataggagTGTTAGATAGCTcataaccctagatcgttttcattacATTGATATCATAAAAATATGCGCTTTCTCTATTCAaagttcattatttatatttctttatttaattagtttagaatcaaatatttctaggtttaattcttgtttagGTAATTAGGATAGCCTAATTTAGTTAGTAGTTAATCATAAGTCCTCGTGGGTTCGACATCTGACTTCTAGTCACTTTATAACTTGACGACCGCATATAATTGCATGTGCGTTTGGTCGcaacaaaaatgaagaaataaaatagaaaattattACATCAGGAAGTGATGTTACAGCTCATACCAACATTACGTTGGGAACAAGAAATGACTTTGACTTTGGCCCCAAGAAAGAGGTAACTGGATACAACCCTTCAAATGCCAAAGGGACATTTACAGTTACACAATAAAACAGATTTGCCATCTTAAATGACAACGGATGGGAacttcaaaataaaaatcccaaaaaaaaaatcaacccaATCCAACACATCATCAAATTTATCAGCTACGCACATCCAATTCCAGTTCACATCAAATGATTCCACAATACCCACGGAACAAAAGCTTCCTACGACCAGAACCATGAATAGAAAAATAGCTAAACATACAGCAACTATAAAAACTACCTTTTTACGGACCCCACACAACATCAACCCCAAAGACCACGATCCAGAACCTCACCCATCCAATTTGTTCCCTCTTTTGGCCAATTCACACAAAATCACTCTCTTCACATTTAATTCACTGACTACTACTACCCTTCCGTCTACCCTTAGCACTGGTAATACCACTCATTCCTCCCCTATCACCCCTAATCCAACCCTTATGGCAAAAAAAACCAGACCTTCTATCACCCCCTCCACTAGAACCCCTCTAAACAACTGCCCATCTAAAACGTCTCCTACACCCAACCAACTGTTTCACTCCCCACAATCCACCACCATAGTTAGCAATGTGGAGACACTACCAAAACTACCGCTGGAACCACCACTACGGCCTCCACCAGAACCACCATTACGAACGTACCACATGGAACAAGACTACCAAATCCAGCCATAAATAACAAACTACTACTTCGAAATGACGATTATCCCGCTCCCAACAGTCACCAACCACCAAATCTATTACAACCAGATAAGTAATTATATGTACGGCCTAATGAATCAGCAGTGGGCTACACCCCACCATCTTCCACAGGATCCAACTAACCACCAAACATAAGCAAACCAGGAACCGACGACTGTCCTAAAAACAGGAGGCCCTAATCTTGGATACAACACAATAACTATTCCAGATGATAAAGCAATACCTCTACACCAACAAATAAGCAACAATGGTACTACAATCACTCTACACCCAGGAGATAGCTGCCATGGATCTTATTTAACAGCTAAGAAACCACAATACTACCAAAAGTAGGAGTTCCCACCTTCTCCACAGAACCAGGAGGAGATTGCATCCCTACAGGCCAACTGGTTGCTCTTGTCACCAGAACAGGTACTATCCGAGAATCTGTACATTGAGGATCAACTAACCCCATTAGAGCCATTATCCCTTTTGAACATGGAGGAGGCAATGGCTATGATGTTCGATCCCGAACAACATGCGCCAAACATCCTCGATCAAATTCTCTAGAACATCACACTGCAGGAATCACTGTCAATGACACTCcacaaaaatagagaaaaaagtTGCTTCATAACTGTCCCAACAAAAGTCCAGAGGATTGTGATGAACATCTACTCCTACCCGCTTTCAATCCTCCACAAATATGCTATTCTGATAATTGCAACACTGATGGAGGAGGATATCCTAATAGACAATGGGGTGGACCACCCACTTGCATATGTCACTAGCTCCGGGCGGGAGTTCGAGGATCGTTAATGAGCCACATATGAAGATACCTCTTTGGAACTGTAGAGGGTGCAAAATCCCTGAATTCAGGTAGAGCATCAAGGACCTCGTGGACTAGAACAACCCCTCCATCATCTGTCTTACAGAGACACGCATGTAGAATCATTACGACCTCATGGAGTTTATTAATTTCACTGGCCTATTTGAGCTTAGTGCAGATGGGTACTCTGGAGGTGCTGCCCTATGTGGAAGCATGAAGAGCTTGAGGCTGACCCAGTCACCTTTACTGATCAATAGATCTATGTCAATATCCATGTTAGAGGAACATCACACCATTGGTTTTTATCCTTATTTTATGCGACTACGAACCTAGATAATAGAAAATTTTTATGGAATAACCTAGAAACTGTAGCTAAGAATCATACTATGCTATGGCTTCTATCTAGGGATTTTAATGAAGTAACATCTGCTTCTGAAAAGTTTGGAGGAAGACCAATAAATAATACTAGGACTACTGCCTTTCTACAGTCCCTAGACAATCTCAATATGATTGACTTAGGGTTCACGGGACCCAGGTTCACGTggacaaataaaagaaaaaaggggccACCAAATCCTGAAACGGCTAGACCGTTTCCTTGCCAACCCGGACTGAGTGGGGACATACCCTGATGCGACTGTGGCTCATTTTCCTCGCACGCACTCTGATCGTTATCCGGCCATCTTGAACTTAACAAAACCTATGAATAAAATCACCCACATATTCCGCTTTGAAACAATGTGGCTAAACCATCCTGATTTTAATAATAGTTAACTATCATTGGTCAAACAATATATACTACAGGAATTCCATATCATCTTTTACGAAATATGTGGAGACATGGAATAAGGGCATTTATGGAAATATCTTCAAAAAGAAATAAACATTACAAAATAGAATATTAGGTATTCAAAATATGCATCTTACCTACAAAAAGGACTTCTGTATAGACCTTGAGGAACAACTCATTTGCGAATATAATGGAATCCTAGAAAATGAAGAGGACTTCTGAAAATTAAAATCTAGAGTCCAATGGCTAAATAATGGAGATGCCAATACCAAATTCTTCCACATCTCGACTATCCAACGAAGCAGAAAAAATAGAATCCTAGGACTCAATGACTCTGtaggaatatgaacttttgacTTACAGAATATACCGATGAGTTTACAAAGCCttagctttatgttttgatgatctaacaaacttactgtcaaagaaccagataaggaacctaacGCACTTGGTACACATCGCAAATCAACGAACTTTGGCTAATGTGAACTGCTAcaacttcagaagatagagaatcAACACAGGGACCTAATATCTTTGTGTTCCCCTGACAGCAGTACGAAGTCAACTATTTATAGCTGGAAAGTGGATGCCTGCACTATAGGCAGAAACAGTGCAGCACAGTTCTGCAGTCACTTCTCATTTGACCTACCAAgtgattacatcattcaagtgatgtcatctaTCTTGTATTAACAAAGTgcattacaacaaaacatcacttgaactcTTGAGAATTCATTCAAGCATTCAAGCATCTGACATTCAAgcattcaattctcaagtgcatcaagaacaaagtttaacactactacggaccagttcctagaGATAGTAttttgtatgtccttagttgagttgtaactttgtaattgttcttcattgaaATTCCTACTTTTCTTATCTAAAAGCGTTACTTAGGAACCTCCTGTAAAACTATAAACCATTAGTGtttgtgtcgtgactagagttagtcatgagttgaagtctttataataggtgtattgcaaagtggcttgtaatatgtgtattacaagttagtgagggattaagagtttaattcctagattgcataggttgtaatctaaagttgctcatagtgaagttgaaatcctaccagtgtaggtGGTAATTTTTTATCCCCTTGAACAGGgattttttcacataaaaattccCTGTCTTATTTGCTTACTATTTTATCAGCATTCTCAGTAGAAACTCATAGAAGACCTGGTCTCTATATAGTTTTATGGACTCATATATTCTTTATGGAACATAATCTTAAACCACTTTACAGACATTTACACTACTGAATTACCATTTTGTTCTAGATATGTTACCCATAATTCAAACACTCTTAATATCCTCAGTGACAGAGATAAAGAATTCCTTAGTAGAGACTAAAATACCCTAGAAATTCACAAAGCAATAAAGTCTTTTAAGCCGCTCAAAGCACCCAGACCAGATAGTATTCACCCAATATTTTTTCAGAAATGTTGGGCGGACACAAGTCCCTCAATTATCAACACCTGCTCATATGCTTTCCGAACCCTTACAATTGATCTTGAGATAAATAAGACATTTGTATCTCTCATCCCTAAGAAAAAGAAATCCACAGTACATCTCCCACTATAGATCTATTAGTCTTTACAACACGATCAACAAGATATTTACTAATATTATTGTTAATAGGATACAACCATTCCTTAACAAAACAATTAGTCCTAATCAGTGCAGCTTTATTCCGGAAAGACGTGTTGCTGATAATGCAATAATATTTTTGGAAGCTATTCACTCCTTTAAAAAGAATTCAGGAGGCAAAGAAAAAATGATGCTTAAACTAGACTTAGAAAAAATATTTGATAGCCTGGAATGGTCGTTTATTCGAAACTCCCTACATGCCCTCAACTTTCCTATTAAATTAATCACACTAATTATGAACTGCATCTCAACATCATCTACCTCTATCATAAGCCAATTGTCAACCAACATATTTCTTTGAACTCTCTCGTGGCATACGCCAAGGGGACCCATTGTCACTATACCTCTTAATCATCTGTATGTAATCAATTAGTAGGTACATTGACTATGTTGTGGACATTTGTCAATGGAAACCTATAAAAATTAGTCTATCAGGACCCCTCATATCCCACCTCCTATTCGCAGATGATCTTATCATCTTCTCTAAGGCAAAGGCAACGAGTGTTGCCTCTATCATAAACATCTTCAACTCCATTTTCCAACAATTTGGTCAGCGGATAAACTTCACAAAATCAAAAATTCTCTTCTCAAAGAATGTGGATAGCAACACCCAGAGCACGCTCTCCACAATGCTAAACATTAAGGCAATAAACTATGTAGGAAAGTATCTTGGCTTCCCAATTACCAATCTACAATCAAAAAGCTATGAATATCAATTTATCCTTGATAGAATGAATACAAGACTAAAAGGCTGGAAAGCAAAGCTCCTAACCCAAGTAGGAAGAACCACCCTTATTCAGTCGGTTCTGAAAGCTATACCAACACACTCAATGTAACTCAATTATCTGCCTACGTCTACTAGAAAACATATCGACTGCATTTAATGGGACTTCTTATGGGGATCAACTACAAAAAAAGAAGGGTGCACCTAATTAATTGGGATACTGTAACATCACCAAGACAAGAAGGAGTCCTGGGTCTTGTCAGTTCCAAGAGAAAAAACCTAGCTTTCCTTTGTAATATCATTTGGCGCCTCTACGTCAGCCCAAACAGCCTATGGGCACAAGTGGTAGGTCAAAAATATCTAGCAAGGCAGGATCATAAAGATTTTATCTCAAACATAGCTGACTTTTATGTGTGGAAGAGCCTTGTTGGAGCTTACCCCTTCTTTGCAAAAGGATTAGCTTGAAATGTGATGAATGACAACTATATTAATCTTTTGAAGAACAACTGGGTCATCGCCCAGCTACCTCTAAGGGCTCTCATCCAAGGTCAACTAAAAAATGTATATTTGGGGAAAAATCTCTcacacatattataatcaaactCTTGGGACCTAAGCCACTTATCCTTTGAACCTCTTACAGACATTCAATCACTAATTCACAGCACCTATCTACGATTCTTTTAAGCTGTCGCAGATAACTTCTTTTGGAAACCAACCACTGACGGCTCCTTCACTATCAGGTCAGCCTATTCTTTAATAAGGCAATGTCTATCTATACAAACACCAAGGGATTTCGAACACACTTGGATATGGAAAGCCAACTGCCATAATAAACTCAAACACGTCCTATGGTTATTAATCATAAAGTGCCTACATACATAATCCATGCTATATTACAGGAAAATAATTTCATCCCCCATTTGTCCTCACTGCAATGTTGTGGAAGATACCGAACACATCTTCCTCCATTACCCACGAAACAACATCATTTGAAACACTCTACATATAGACTTTGAACCACCAGATTTTAGTACGTGGGTTAAAGAACTATGTACTTCCAATGGCTCAACAACTCTACCAAACAAAATTAAAGTCCCATTATCCATTATCACCCCCATTACCTTATGATGGCATATCTTGTTACACCGTAATAATAACTTGTTCAAAAAAACATCTGCAATAATCACTAGCAACACACCAATTGCCCAAGCAATTGAATACCTCTACTTCACAAGCCAAAAAACAGGCCAACAGAAAACCACTAGAATTCAAAGTACGGTGGGAACCACCACCACCAAACATCTATAAACTCAATATAGATGATGCATACAGAAAAAACTTCAACTATGGAGGAGCAGGAGAAATCATTAGGGATTCCCATGGAAGTTGGATAGCAGGGTTTTCCCGCCGCGTTGTGGCAACTACGCCACTCCAAGCTGAACTTACAGCCTTGCTCAAGGGATTGGAACTGGCCTTTACTAAAAACTTAATGCCACTAATAGTGAAAACTGACTGTCAGGTATTGTCCATAATTATAAAACCGCATATGATTAATGATGCTTACACAATTTTACTACATGATTGCAGGTTCATCATCAGCCATGAACCAACCACCAGTCAAGCACATATACCGTGAAGCCAACTCAGTTGCCCACATTTTAGCAAACCATGCAAGTACATGGATACTGGAAGGAAATGCAGGACGTGAAGACATATTTTGGAGCACAGTGTCTTTATTTGCTTTCTTTACTTATCGCAAAGACTTATTAGGAACTACATCGTTAAAATATATTTCATGTTGTAATAACACTCTTTAGTTTCCTACTTTAATACATCTCGTCGTTCACAAAAAGTTTTTTATCATAAGTTTAAATTATCATATTATGACATAATGTAAATAGCTTAAATCTATCCTTTATTAAAAcaccaacataaaaataaaacagtAAATAAAAAAGCTTTATAGCTTATTTGGTCAAgtttctaaaatcagcttattttaaaatatgtttttaaaaaagtacttttaatgaaaaataatttgtgtttgactaattaatttgaaaagtacttttgaacaTCAATTAATGTTTGACCAAACTTTAAAAAAGTGGTTCTGTAAGCTAATTTTTTTATTACTCTCAAAAACTCTCCTTCTACTTCTATTTAAAAGTATTTCTTTTGAAAACTTAGCCAAATATTTTAACTTTGGAAAAAATACTTTTTGACCCAAAAAAAAGGGATCGGAAGGTTTATGAGTTGCCTTAAGCAAGCAAATGCCGGATATGTCTTGAACACCAGGAATCTTCCCTGAtcttttgcttttttcttttcttcaagaATCTTCCTCCATCTTCGAAACCACAAAAAACTGAGGAAATAATAGTTAATACGTTTCGTTCAAACACTACAAAGAGAACATTTGCCTCTGTACAAAAATCCCGCTTTATTCACTGCCAACTCTTCAACATGTCATTAGCTTGTTCTTTTATCAGTCACCCCCTTAAAGCAGTATTCCTCCTTCTTTAACTTTTGTAAATATTCTTTCTGGTCATGAGTACTGAATCATCCAGAACAAGCCAAGAATCACCTTCCCCTTTTTATTAACTTCTTGAAACTAAACACCACTTCTCTAAATGGAAAAACTCTCCAAAATACATCACTGTAGTGATCCTACTTCATACCCTGAATAATAACACCAAATTCTCTTGAACCAAACTCAAAAAAACCCATTCTTGCCATGGGTACATCCGAACCAGAGGACTCTATTGTGAAAATAAATAGCAGGGAATCCCCCAAAACCCCTAAAGAAACTGAATTGTCCGTTTCTTCAAAACCCCATTTCAACAAGAATGacagcaacaacagtaataaAGATTTAAACATAGTGAATGAGTCACCAGTTTCACAACATTCACCGTTACACATGGCCCAGGAAGAAGCTTTACACTACAGTTCCAGCTCTTCTTTAAGGAAAAAATCTAGTCTTTTGGTGAGTAGGACCAAATCAAGGCTATTGGACCCACACCCACCTGAGCAAGATCAGAGGTCTCAGAATGTTGCAATGAAATCTGGAGCTTTATTAAGAGATAGTGAAATCGAAGAAGATGACGCTTTTTCAGATGAGGATTTGCCTGAGGAATACAAGAAACTGGAGTTCAGTCCATTAACTGTACTTCAGCTGGTGAGTTTGGTTGTAATTATTGCAGCTCTAGTTTGCGGTGTTATATTTAAAGTATTGAGGGAAAAAAAGGGCTTTGGGCTTGAATTGTGGAAATGGGAAGTAGTGATTTTGGTGTTGATTTGTGGAAGATTGGTTTCTGGTTGGGGGATAAGGTTAGTGGTTTTCTTGATTGAATGTAACTTTTTGTTGAGGAAAAGGGTTTTATATTTCGTTTATGGATTGAGAAATTCAGTGCAAAATTGCATTTGGTTGAGTCTGGTTTTGATTGCTTGGCAGTCTATTTTTGACAAGAAGGTTGATAAAATGACTGGTGGGAAGGTTCTACCTTATGTGTCAAGTATTTGGGTTTGTCTTTTGGTTGGTGCATACATTTGGTTGCTGAAAACACTTCTTGTGAAGGTGCTGGCTATGTCATTTCATGTTAGTACATTCTTTGACCGTATTCAAGAATCGTTGTTCAATCAGTATGTGATTGAGACGTTGTCTGGGCCGCCGTTGGTTGAGATTGATCAGCAGGAGGAGGAAGAGAAGGTTATGGCTGAAGTGCAGAAACTTCAGAGTGCTGGGGCTACATTGCCTGCTGATCTAAAGGCGAGTATATTTGCAAAAAGACCGATTGGAACACCACGCAAGAGTCCTACGTCTGCTACTACGAGGAGTTCTGCATTTTCGAGGGTTATTTCTGAGAAGGTGAAAGAAGAGGAGGGAGGAATCACTATAGATCATTTGCATAGACTGAATCAGAAGAACATTTCTGCTTGGAATATGAAAAGGCTGATGAATATGGTTCGAAATGGTGTGCTGTCAACTTTGGATGAGAAGCTACCACAGTCGACTCATGAGGATGAATCGGCTGTGCAGATCACTAGTGAAAAAAAGGCTAAAGCTGCAGCCAAGAAGATATTTAACAATGTGGCTAAGCCTGGCTCCAAGTAAGATTTTTCCTTAAAAAGACAAGTTTAGTTTCCTTCACTGTAACTTACCTATCTCTTCGGACTACTGATGCTAACAACAATTAGTTGTTGCCCTTAAATTCCTATGTTATCATAGCTCTGCAGTTTATATTTGATATCTCTgctattatttctgaaacttatcGTGTTGTTAGTAAAATAAATAGGATAATGTTAAGTGCCCGCTTCGGCGAAAGCTGGACCAGAAGTTACAGCCCATAATTCTTTTATATTCTTAGCTCTTGTGTTGTTCTATAATCTATTGTTTTCCAAGCTCATTGGTTTACTTAATTGGTGGTCTGTGACTGCCATACATCAGGTTCATCTATCTGGAGGACTTGATGCGTTTTATGAGAGAAGATGAGGCTGTGAAAATAATGCGCCTTATTGAAGGTGGAACTGAAACCAGCGGCATAAGTAAAGGGGCTTTAAAAAATTGGGTGGTGAGTATATAAGGCCAATTTGCCTCTTCTTTCCTACATTCTGTATTCAGATTTTTGCTGATGCAGAATATGCAAGTTGTCCTTGAATAGTCAACCTTTTTTCTTGGATAAATTAGTGCGAACTCATCTTAAAATTGTAGCGAACAAAAAATTTTGGTATTCATTTCAAATCATAGCTACAAAATGAGCAAAGATGGCTAGTTTCAAGAAAACATAGTTTTTTCACTTTCACATTTCACTGATGGAGATTGGCATGTGAAGTAAGAGTGTCCCGGCTATGAAAAGATGCTCTAGCTGAATGTAGCCTAACCAATTTAAACCAAAAGTAAATGAGACTTTGAAATATTGATATCCAAAGAGAGTGTGAGCTTTAATCGAAAACCTAGACTTGAGGTGGAATTTGGCCTTTCctgctattttttatttttagataatcCTAAATTAGCACAAGTTTGATAGGATTATAATGTTTTACTTTATATTTCCCTTCCAGGTTAATGCATTTAGAGAACGAAGGGCTCTTGCTCTGTCTTTGAATGACACTAAGACTGCAGTAAACAAACTTCATCAAATCTTGAACGTCCTTGTTGCAATTATCATATTGGTCATCTGGCTCCTTATTCTCAGAGTTGCCACTACACATTTCTTGGTCTTTTTGAGTTCCCAGATGCTTCTGGTAGTATTCATCTTCGGAAACTCAGCCAAGACGACATTCGAGGCAATCATCTTTTTATTT
Coding sequences within:
- the LOC104226136 gene encoding mechanosensitive ion channel protein 8-like; translation: MGTSEPEDSIVKINSRESPKTPKETELSVSSKPHFNKNDSNNSNKDLNIVNESPVSQHSPLHMAQEEALHYSSSSSLRKKSSLLVSRTKSRLLDPHPPEQDQRSQNVAMKSGALLRDSEIEEDDAFSDEDLPEEYKKLEFSPLTVLQLVSLVVIIAALVCGVIFKVLREKKGFGLELWKWEVVILVLICGRLVSGWGIRLVVFLIECNFLLRKRVLYFVYGLRNSVQNCIWLSLVLIAWQSIFDKKVDKMTGGKVLPYVSSIWVCLLVGAYIWLLKTLLVKVLAMSFHVSTFFDRIQESLFNQYVIETLSGPPLVEIDQQEEEEKVMAEVQKLQSAGATLPADLKASIFAKRPIGTPRKSPTSATTRSSAFSRVISEKVKEEEGGITIDHLHRLNQKNISAWNMKRLMNMVRNGVLSTLDEKLPQSTHEDESAVQITSEKKAKAAAKKIFNNVAKPGSKFIYLEDLMRFMREDEAVKIMRLIEGGTETSGISKGALKNWVVNAFRERRALALSLNDTKTAVNKLHQILNVLVAIIILVIWLLILRVATTHFLVFLSSQMLLVVFIFGNSAKTTFEAIIFLFVMHPFDVGDRVEVDGVQLVVEEMNILTTVFLRYDNQKIIYPNSVLSTKPISNYYRSPDMGDSVDFCIHISTPMEKIAMMKERITRYIENRSDHWHLAPMIVMRDVENLNGIKWSVWPSHTMNHQDMGERWARRALLLEEMVKIFRELDIQYRMLPLDVNIRTLPPLSSSRAPSNWSLCA